In Lewinellaceae bacterium, a single window of DNA contains:
- a CDS encoding antitoxin, whose product MRLSIEISAEQHQQIKAMAALQGKSIKDLVLGKVFGDNEKEDQVWNELMVFLRERIAHAESEGISDKTPDQIATDILKRNNAL is encoded by the coding sequence ATGAGATTAAGCATCGAAATATCAGCGGAGCAGCACCAGCAAATCAAAGCAATGGCCGCCTTACAAGGTAAATCTATTAAAGATTTGGTTCTGGGGAAAGTCTTTGGAGATAATGAGAAAGAAGATCAGGTATGGAATGAACTCATGGTCTTCTTGCGGGAGCGTATAGCTCATGCAGAAAGTGAGGGAATATCCGATAAAACGCCCGATCAGATTGCAACAGATATCTTGAAAAGGAATAATGCGCTTTGA
- a CDS encoding type II toxin-antitoxin system RelE/ParE family toxin, translating into MFTYQLSALAAEDLDEILQYTFDRFGKKQMLKYNTQLSACLDKISKDEGLYKKIEIEDKIVRSLRCQKHYIFALERGDKPLLILAILHEKMELTRRLKNRL; encoded by the coding sequence ATGTTTACTTACCAGCTTTCAGCACTCGCGGCAGAGGACCTCGATGAAATTTTGCAGTATACTTTTGACCGCTTTGGCAAAAAGCAGATGTTAAAATACAATACTCAACTGTCTGCTTGCTTAGATAAAATATCCAAAGATGAAGGGTTATACAAAAAGATTGAAATCGAAGATAAGATAGTTCGTTCTCTCCGCTGCCAGAAGCACTACATATTTGCATTAGAACGTGGAGACAAGCCATTACTGATCCTGGCTATACTTCATGAGAAGATGGAATTAACAAGGCGACTCAAAAACCGCTTGTAG
- a CDS encoding TIR domain-containing protein — MSKKNKDRIFLCHANEDKEQVLSFYDKLKAAGFNPWLDKKDLLPGQHWDREIRRALQNSRFIIIFFSHHSVSKRGYVQRELKLALNALEEIPEGQIFIIPVRLENHPIPEAFRHIHYVDLFESEGFELVVNVIETEIGRSNYFTDLRDDQVYKTVELVGKTWMAENLNYDIGEGCWFYDDNPGNEKKYGRLYTWNAAKRACPPGWRLPTVEEIDELIDHFGGEEKSFFTEGAYSPLMEGGTSGFNALLGGERYSYMNAGAGFFFQGRSGYYWTGTQFNDTNANAYSFDSDDQEVGSFPMLKTFALSCRYLQAF; from the coding sequence ATGTCCAAAAAAAATAAGGATCGGATTTTCCTTTGTCATGCTAATGAAGATAAAGAGCAAGTGCTCTCGTTTTACGATAAACTGAAGGCAGCTGGTTTTAACCCGTGGCTGGACAAGAAGGATTTGTTGCCTGGTCAGCACTGGGATCGGGAAATCAGGCGGGCACTCCAAAATTCACGTTTCATCATTATTTTTTTCTCACACCATTCGGTTTCCAAGCGAGGTTATGTGCAGCGGGAACTGAAGCTGGCTTTGAATGCCCTAGAGGAAATTCCTGAAGGACAAATCTTCATTATTCCTGTCCGTCTGGAGAATCATCCTATTCCAGAAGCCTTTCGACACATCCATTATGTGGATCTGTTTGAATCGGAAGGTTTTGAACTCGTGGTGAATGTCATTGAAACGGAAATTGGAAGATCCAATTACTTTACTGATCTACGAGATGATCAGGTTTATAAAACGGTGGAATTGGTTGGAAAAACTTGGATGGCAGAAAATCTAAATTATGATATAGGCGAAGGATGCTGGTTTTACGATGATAATCCAGGCAATGAAAAAAAATATGGTCGATTATATACTTGGAATGCTGCAAAGAGAGCCTGTCCTCCTGGTTGGCGGTTGCCAACGGTTGAAGAAATTGACGAATTAATTGATCATTTCGGAGGGGAAGAAAAATCCTTCTTTACAGAAGGAGCTTACAGCCCTTTGATGGAAGGAGGTACTTCCGGCTTTAATGCCCTATTGGGTGGCGAGCGCTATTCCTATATGAATGCAGGTGCAGGGTTTTTCTTTCAGGGTCGTTCTGGTTACTATTGGACTGGTACACAGTTTAATGACACCAATGCTAATGCCTATTCGTTCGATAGCGACGACCAAGAAGTCGGTAGTTTCCCTATGCTTAAAACATTCGCTTTATCTTGCCGTTACTTGCAAGCTTTTTGA
- a CDS encoding PD40 domain-containing protein, with product MRVVLLSILASLVFPFTNFGQTLDEVVKVGNRSFDTKDYYKAFRLYEKVLEYVGEGRYKGDWDSLYIKYRYAEAARQFNNYEAADSMYTVLCTESLGQNMDVYARSTFNLAQVKKSLAEEIFALNKTNMNRAVLEKARQLYQEFLDNNLRQHLKAFPASGKDDPEGLSPEDKLEFDKRAAKGIADCNAAIRAADENPGGIVLEKDTISRLSDVVNSEYSDLAPVLIGNELYFSSVKFPSGTTAHNRQSRTYSEVLKATFSGDGQGGLGAVLSLDTLAQSGLFNDGNDFSHTVHTAITHNGTWMYFSHCPQGSGESPSCKLYRRENKGGAWGDPEPMDSINADGANTAQPSISYDSQTGAQWLYFASDRKGTKGGLDIWRCQVNEADGSLAEPEHLSDVNSEWNDATPFYHALSDRLFFSSDRGSTFGLYDNFVWESCGSEKIARNLGLPYNSGFNDQYYFLTEGGERAFFSSDRPESTRFIDSLDACCQDIFTYPIDNSMELEIEVLGCNEENITSEAEIKIYDITICGCREKAKEYFEEKGRKFIEGTLVKQEDGSFKYIATVNRYHNYRIFASQEEFETGSANIALDCEYDGRKQAALPPIQLSPAFVDLTFVVHDKITELPLELEDYSLVFASEDAPAPEEVGKQTFRLFPKSNYTLNVKAEQSVYKPFTLLLDSVRLTKSCTDIIHVELEKRCEAPPALEGIAFFFDNDKPDRIRKSEWKTTNQRYNAALVDPYFAQWKDNNKKFNYLAFNLKPYVVNSWADLSGKVRFDELEGGRTDTLMNLITDNSQANLDRESLRYKVEKRPDGKFNITPDTTLVEGRIDRFFERDLKGDLERFDSLITYIKEYLETGSPVRVTMQAFCSVRVSGIISDYNAALAERRILCIRKTMEEALEEKWKGVSRAERQRYGKLIFLPPDAVSDKGAARIFPDPNLDPDKDEGGTYFLSAALDRRVQINKIEFGECGGDETSSTKTKTKNPGQP from the coding sequence ATGAGAGTCGTCTTATTGTCCATATTGGCCAGCTTGGTATTCCCCTTCACCAACTTTGGCCAAACTTTGGACGAAGTTGTGAAAGTGGGGAACAGGTCCTTCGACACTAAGGATTACTACAAGGCCTTTCGTTTGTACGAAAAGGTTCTTGAGTATGTTGGAGAGGGTAGATATAAAGGAGACTGGGATTCTCTTTATATCAAATACCGGTATGCTGAAGCGGCCCGGCAATTTAACAACTACGAAGCTGCCGATTCCATGTACACCGTTCTCTGCACGGAAAGCCTCGGCCAAAACATGGATGTTTATGCTCGTTCCACCTTCAACCTGGCGCAGGTGAAAAAGAGCCTTGCCGAGGAAATCTTTGCGCTCAACAAAACAAATATGAACCGGGCAGTTTTGGAGAAAGCCCGGCAACTCTATCAGGAATTCCTGGATAACAACCTCCGCCAACACCTCAAGGCTTTCCCCGCCTCCGGCAAAGATGACCCGGAAGGCCTTAGCCCGGAAGACAAACTCGAATTTGACAAACGGGCAGCCAAAGGCATCGCCGACTGCAATGCCGCCATTCGGGCCGCCGATGAAAACCCCGGAGGCATCGTCCTGGAAAAGGATACCATTTCCCGGCTTTCGGATGTTGTGAATTCTGAATATTCCGACCTGGCTCCGGTGCTGATCGGCAACGAACTGTACTTCTCATCCGTCAAATTTCCTTCCGGCACAACAGCACACAACCGTCAATCCCGCACTTATTCCGAAGTACTGAAAGCCACTTTCTCCGGCGATGGCCAGGGAGGGTTGGGCGCCGTTCTTTCTTTAGACACGCTGGCACAGAGCGGCCTTTTTAATGATGGAAATGACTTCAGCCATACGGTACATACTGCCATTACCCATAATGGAACCTGGATGTACTTCTCCCATTGCCCGCAGGGTAGCGGAGAGAGCCCGAGTTGCAAGCTCTATCGCCGGGAGAACAAAGGCGGGGCCTGGGGCGATCCCGAACCCATGGACAGCATCAACGCAGATGGCGCCAATACTGCCCAGCCTAGTATCAGCTACGATTCCCAAACGGGGGCTCAATGGTTGTATTTTGCCTCCGACCGCAAAGGAACCAAAGGAGGGCTGGACATCTGGCGTTGCCAGGTCAACGAGGCGGATGGCAGCCTCGCTGAACCGGAACACCTCTCCGATGTCAACTCGGAATGGAATGACGCCACGCCTTTTTACCACGCTTTATCCGACAGGTTGTTTTTTAGTTCCGACCGCGGTTCTACCTTCGGGCTGTACGACAATTTTGTGTGGGAATCATGCGGATCGGAGAAAATAGCGAGAAACCTCGGGCTGCCTTACAACAGCGGCTTCAACGACCAGTATTACTTCTTAACCGAAGGCGGAGAACGGGCCTTCTTCTCCTCCGACCGCCCCGAATCCACCCGGTTCATCGATTCGCTGGACGCCTGCTGCCAGGATATTTTTACCTATCCGATCGATAATTCCATGGAGTTGGAAATCGAAGTATTGGGTTGCAATGAAGAAAACATCACTTCGGAAGCAGAGATAAAAATATATGACATCACCATTTGTGGCTGTAGGGAAAAGGCCAAGGAGTACTTCGAAGAAAAAGGGAGGAAATTCATCGAAGGAACCCTTGTAAAACAAGAAGATGGCTCCTTTAAGTATATAGCTACAGTAAACCGGTACCATAACTACCGAATCTTCGCTTCTCAGGAGGAATTCGAGACGGGTTCGGCCAACATAGCCCTGGACTGCGAATACGATGGAAGAAAACAGGCAGCTTTGCCTCCGATTCAATTGTCCCCTGCTTTTGTCGACCTGACTTTTGTCGTTCACGATAAGATAACCGAACTGCCCCTGGAGTTGGAAGACTATTCGCTGGTATTTGCTTCTGAGGATGCGCCTGCGCCCGAAGAAGTTGGGAAACAGACTTTCCGGCTTTTTCCAAAGTCTAATTATACCTTGAATGTGAAGGCCGAACAATCTGTTTATAAGCCCTTCACCCTGTTGTTGGATAGCGTGCGCCTCACCAAATCCTGTACAGATATCATTCACGTGGAACTGGAGAAGCGCTGCGAAGCTCCGCCCGCCTTAGAGGGCATTGCTTTTTTCTTTGATAACGACAAGCCCGACAGGATCAGAAAATCGGAATGGAAGACAACAAATCAGCGTTATAATGCGGCCCTGGTCGATCCTTACTTTGCTCAATGGAAAGACAATAACAAAAAATTCAATTACCTGGCCTTCAATTTGAAACCCTATGTGGTAAACTCCTGGGCCGACCTAAGTGGAAAAGTCAGGTTCGATGAATTGGAAGGCGGGCGCACCGATACCCTGATGAATCTGATAACAGATAATTCCCAGGCCAATCTGGATCGCGAATCGCTTCGCTATAAGGTAGAAAAAAGGCCGGACGGGAAGTTCAACATCACTCCGGATACGACTTTAGTGGAAGGCCGCATTGACCGCTTCTTTGAGCGAGACCTGAAAGGAGACCTGGAAAGATTCGATAGTTTGATCACCTATATTAAGGAATATCTGGAGACAGGCAGCCCCGTAAGGGTTACCATGCAGGCCTTTTGCAGTGTTCGGGTCAGTGGCATCATCAGCGATTACAATGCCGCCCTTGCTGAACGCCGCATCCTGTGCATCAGAAAAACGATGGAAGAGGCGCTGGAAGAAAAATGGAAAGGGGTAAGCAGGGCAGAAAGACAACGATATGGCAAACTTATTTTCCTGCCACCTGATGCCGTAAGCGATAAAGGAGCTGCCAGAATATTTCCTGACCCTAATCTTGACCCTGATAAAGATGAAGGAGGGACCTACTTCCTTTCCGCTGCCCTGGACCGCCGGGTCCAAATAAATAAAATCGAGTTTGGGGAGTGCGGAGGGGATGAAACCTCCTCTACTAAAACCAAAACTAAAAATCCTGGACAACCATGA
- a CDS encoding gliding motility-associated C-terminal domain-containing protein, whose protein sequence is MTPGAGTHKYTVTVGNGCATAMAMATVRVLSDTTKIEIAPADTVTLCAPEEVCFTVTDTTLWDCIEWVDAGGAVVGTGGSLCVMPTAPGLYWYVAQVNNALRCVIPDTAYVKLVPDSLDVSVDGPMKVCEGDEVCLDAIVTPNALMAMVTWTDESGSVVGTGLQLCVTPGPGTHTYTAVADNGCTTAMDMATVRVLSDTTKIEITPADTVTLCAPEEVCFEVTDTSLWDCIQWVDASGVIIGTGGSLCVTTTNPGLSYYIARVDSTLRCVIPDTAYVELAPQDISVSVSPDTSKLCVGDIVGLTATVFPDTSMATITWFDDSGNIVGDGNSLVLVASEVGAFKFTAVADNGCTTAMDMAWVYVFAEDTKLEIDPDRLIVCTPDTVCLTVQFPTPECLVWTTLDGTVVGTGEKLCFVPEPGENVFIADIPGVDCIEADTAVVILAVPDLSVEVMPSDTIVCQGDSVKLTAIVTPDDAMADITWYDEDYEPLGETGMMITVSPDTTGAFTYIAIADNGCAADTAMATIIVVDSMKLAITPGDTILCAPDTLKLSVENEGSDYVVWYDENGDSIGTGMMITVVPDYGIHSYIAQIPEADCVEGDTVMVKVLPDTLDLNVIASDSLVCAGDEITFTAQLDPDWTMAQVTWYDEMDEEAGSGDTLIVAAFAGPNTYYAVADNGCVTASDTATVEGKELMLDISAVPPTICADMGEQSQLAVTGCADCTYTWDNTSGTLSDPSISNPIATPNVTTTYSVTITDGVCTETLSVTVTVEDCPVDCPVEEFYIATAFTPNNDDINDFVCLRSEHFDKFSEIELMIYNRWGQEVFRESYTVGSLGAGKFPDADFFCWDGMFKGEVLPPDVYGYYLRVVCPETDDRAEEVREQKGNISLLQR, encoded by the coding sequence GTGACGCCGGGCGCGGGCACCCATAAATACACAGTAACGGTCGGCAACGGCTGCGCCACGGCTATGGCGATGGCCACGGTGCGGGTGCTGTCGGACACGACTAAGATAGAAATTGCGCCCGCCGACACGGTTACGCTGTGCGCGCCGGAAGAAGTGTGCTTCACGGTGACGGACACCACGCTGTGGGACTGCATCGAGTGGGTGGACGCCGGCGGCGCGGTAGTCGGCACGGGCGGCAGCCTGTGCGTGATGCCAACGGCCCCTGGCCTGTACTGGTACGTTGCCCAGGTGAACAACGCGCTGCGCTGCGTTATCCCGGACACGGCCTACGTGAAGCTGGTTCCGGATAGCCTCGACGTCAGCGTAGACGGCCCGATGAAAGTGTGCGAAGGCGACGAGGTATGCCTGGATGCTATAGTAACGCCAAATGCGCTGATGGCGATGGTAACGTGGACGGACGAGTCTGGCTCAGTTGTGGGCACAGGGTTGCAACTATGCGTAACGCCTGGCCCCGGCACTCATACATACACGGCAGTAGCCGACAACGGTTGCACGACTGCCATGGACATGGCCACAGTGCGGGTGCTGTCGGACACGACCAAGATAGAAATCACGCCCGCCGACACAGTAACCCTTTGTGCACCAGAAGAAGTGTGCTTCGAAGTGACGGACACTTCCTTGTGGGATTGTATCCAGTGGGTAGACGCCAGTGGCGTCATAATTGGAACGGGCGGCAGCCTGTGCGTGACGACGACGAATCCCGGCTTGTCCTATTACATTGCCCGGGTAGACAGTACGCTGAGGTGTGTCATTCCCGACACGGCGTATGTAGAGCTCGCGCCGCAGGACATCTCCGTTTCCGTTTCTCCGGATACCTCAAAGCTATGCGTGGGAGACATCGTCGGACTTACGGCAACCGTTTTCCCGGATACTTCCATGGCAACGATCACCTGGTTTGATGACAGCGGCAATATCGTTGGTGACGGCAATAGCCTGGTTTTGGTTGCCAGTGAAGTAGGCGCATTTAAATTCACGGCAGTAGCCGACAACGGCTGCACGACCGCCATGGATATGGCATGGGTTTACGTCTTTGCGGAAGACACCAAGCTGGAGATCGACCCGGACAGGTTGATAGTATGCACCCCCGACACGGTTTGTCTTACCGTCCAGTTTCCCACTCCGGAATGTTTGGTATGGACAACCCTGGATGGAACAGTAGTAGGCACCGGCGAAAAGCTGTGCTTCGTGCCTGAACCAGGAGAGAATGTCTTCATCGCCGACATCCCGGGAGTAGATTGTATAGAAGCGGATACCGCTGTGGTCATTCTGGCTGTTCCTGATCTTTCCGTTGAAGTCATGCCTTCCGATACCATTGTCTGCCAGGGCGATTCCGTCAAATTGACGGCGATCGTCACTCCGGACGATGCCATGGCGGATATTACCTGGTACGATGAAGACTACGAGCCACTGGGCGAAACGGGCATGATGATCACCGTCAGTCCGGATACTACGGGTGCGTTTACTTACATCGCTATTGCCGACAATGGTTGTGCTGCCGACACGGCCATGGCTACCATTATAGTGGTGGACAGCATGAAGCTGGCCATTACGCCTGGTGACACCATCCTTTGCGCTCCGGATACGCTGAAGCTTTCGGTGGAAAACGAGGGAAGCGACTACGTCGTCTGGTACGATGAAAATGGCGATTCCATCGGTACGGGAATGATGATTACTGTAGTTCCGGACTATGGCATACACAGCTATATCGCCCAAATACCCGAGGCGGATTGCGTGGAAGGAGATACCGTAATGGTCAAAGTATTGCCGGATACCCTCGATCTGAATGTCATAGCCTCCGACTCCCTGGTTTGTGCCGGCGATGAGATCACGTTCACAGCCCAACTCGATCCGGACTGGACCATGGCTCAAGTCACCTGGTACGATGAGATGGATGAGGAAGCCGGTTCAGGCGATACGTTGATAGTGGCCGCCTTTGCTGGCCCCAATACCTACTACGCTGTCGCGGATAACGGCTGTGTCACGGCGAGTGACACGGCTACCGTTGAGGGCAAAGAGCTGATGCTTGACATCTCTGCTGTTCCGCCAACAATATGCGCGGATATGGGAGAACAAAGCCAGCTTGCTGTTACTGGATGTGCCGACTGTACCTACACCTGGGATAATACTTCCGGAACGCTCAGCGATCCGAGTATTTCGAACCCAATTGCTACTCCAAATGTGACAACTACCTACTCGGTTACCATTACCGATGGAGTGTGCACAGAAACGTTGAGTGTGACGGTTACCGTTGAAGACTGCCCGGTAGACTGCCCGGTAGAGGAGTTCTATATCGCCACGGCCTTTACGCCCAACAATGATGATATCAACGATTTCGTCTGCCTGCGCAGCGAGCATTTTGATAAATTCAGCGAGATTGAACTCATGATTTATAACCGCTGGGGCCAAGAGGTATTCCGCGAGAGTTATACTGTAGGTTCTTTAGGTGCGGGTAAATTCCCGGATGCAGATTTCTTCTGCTGGGACGGTATGTTCAAAGGAGAGGTCTTGCCGCCGGATGTTTATGGCTACTACCTCCGCGTCGTATGTCCGGAAACGGATGATCGAGCAGAGGAGGTCAGAGAGCAAAAAGGGAATATTTCGCTGTTGCAACGATAG
- a CDS encoding Bro-N domain-containing protein — MDENKIVVFQEKQIRRVWHKEEWWFSVIDVVEILSESKNSRRYWSDLKRKLKKEGYNQLYENIVQLKLEAADGKKYSTDCANTETMFRIIQSIPSPNAEPFKRWLAKVGYERVQEIENPELAAQRAREYYKALGYDEKWIDNRLKSIQVRGQLTDEWKGRGVKEGLEYAILTAEISRATFGLVPSEYKDLKGLKREN, encoded by the coding sequence ATGGATGAAAATAAAATCGTTGTCTTTCAGGAAAAGCAAATCCGGCGCGTCTGGCATAAGGAGGAATGGTGGTTCTCTGTCATTGATGTTGTGGAGATATTGAGTGAGAGCAAAAATTCTCGTCGGTATTGGAGCGACTTGAAAAGAAAGTTGAAAAAGGAGGGGTACAATCAGTTGTACGAAAATATCGTACAACTGAAATTAGAAGCTGCCGACGGTAAAAAATACAGCACCGATTGTGCCAATACCGAAACCATGTTTCGTATCATTCAATCTATTCCTTCCCCAAATGCAGAGCCCTTCAAACGATGGTTAGCAAAGGTCGGATATGAGCGGGTACAGGAAATTGAAAACCCAGAGCTTGCCGCCCAGAGAGCGCGGGAATATTACAAAGCCCTTGGGTATGATGAGAAGTGGATCGATAACCGCCTTAAATCCATTCAGGTACGCGGCCAGCTTACGGACGAGTGGAAGGGCAGAGGGGTAAAGGAGGGACTGGAATATGCGATACTCACCGCAGAAATCAGCCGTGCGACTTTTGGCTTGGTGCCCTCTGAATATAAAGACCTCAAAGGCTTAAAGCGTGAGAATTAA
- a CDS encoding VWA domain-containing protein, with translation MQSNQHLQPGRIIIASLILYLFSTGISFAQDNDVTECPYFNVVSTDTAGVVFSLISTNVNATVSGVIANVEVEQMYLNAGDSTIDATYVFPMSSKAAVYGMEMIVNERTIRAEIRRKDEAQAIFDDANESGLTASLLEQERPNVFQMSLANINPGDSLKIRMVYTELLVPNNGVYQFVFPSIVGPRFTTGGEPWVYQSMLDSIPLSETALNINLKINAGMPVQATCASHDATFDNQGDISQTALSTHPGDDFIVNYTLDDNQIKTGLLLYEGEDENFFLSMIQPAKPGIPFDSPEREYVFIMDVSGSMSGQPLEVSKALISNMLADLNYDDKFNIIFFAGGSALLSPNSLPVTNGNINMALDMIDNQNAGGSTQLLPAMQTALNMQGTEGYSRTFVILTDGFVTVEKEAFELIRENLNKANFFAFGIGTSVNRYIIEGIAYVGEGEPFVVTDLADADEMAATFKEYIERPVLTNIETSFDGIDVYDVEPLTIPDVFAERPIIVYGKYHEAAEGNITITGDYAGGVVSSTLAFSDYTANADENIALKYLWARKRIKLMSDYGIASNENDTVSIEEEITQLGLQYSLVTEFTSFVAVDSQAVAATGTSDNPPDDGGGGVVEVDDVHSSEKELIKILGTIVDSEGLLKLDVENLTHLEYGNLSVQITNANGQAVGAYRLGSIPEDNIISLQLGQLPSGIYFVSLLSDSQVLDTERFVVQL, from the coding sequence ATGCAATCCAATCAACACCTTCAGCCCGGGAGAATAATTATTGCCAGCCTGATCCTCTATTTGTTTTCTACAGGTATTTCATTCGCTCAGGATAATGATGTAACCGAATGCCCTTACTTCAACGTAGTCAGTACGGATACCGCCGGCGTTGTTTTTTCTCTTATTTCTACGAATGTCAATGCTACGGTCAGCGGGGTGATAGCTAATGTTGAGGTAGAGCAGATGTACCTCAATGCCGGCGACTCCACAATTGACGCCACCTATGTTTTCCCCATGTCCTCCAAGGCTGCCGTCTATGGTATGGAAATGATTGTCAACGAGCGAACGATAAGAGCGGAAATAAGGAGAAAGGACGAAGCTCAGGCTATTTTTGATGATGCTAATGAATCAGGCCTGACCGCCTCCCTCCTGGAGCAGGAAAGGCCCAATGTTTTTCAAATGAGCCTGGCCAATATTAATCCAGGGGATTCCTTGAAAATACGAATGGTTTACACGGAATTGTTGGTTCCCAACAATGGCGTTTACCAATTTGTGTTTCCCAGCATAGTGGGGCCCAGGTTCACTACCGGCGGAGAACCTTGGGTGTATCAATCCATGCTCGATTCGATTCCGTTGTCGGAAACTGCCTTGAACATCAACCTGAAAATAAATGCGGGGATGCCTGTACAGGCTACATGTGCTTCGCATGATGCTACTTTCGACAATCAAGGAGATATAAGCCAAACCGCCCTGTCGACTCATCCTGGAGATGACTTTATTGTGAATTATACCTTAGATGACAATCAGATTAAAACCGGCTTACTGCTATACGAAGGGGAGGATGAGAATTTCTTTTTATCCATGATCCAGCCGGCTAAGCCCGGCATCCCCTTCGACAGTCCCGAACGGGAATATGTTTTCATCATGGATGTTTCCGGATCGATGAGCGGGCAGCCCTTAGAGGTGTCTAAAGCGCTTATCTCCAATATGTTGGCCGACCTGAATTATGATGATAAATTTAACATTATCTTCTTTGCCGGAGGATCTGCCTTGTTGTCTCCCAATTCATTGCCGGTGACCAATGGCAATATCAATATGGCGCTGGACATGATTGACAATCAGAATGCGGGAGGAAGCACCCAATTATTGCCTGCTATGCAAACCGCCTTGAATATGCAGGGGACAGAGGGATACTCAAGGACGTTTGTTATATTGACCGACGGGTTTGTCACAGTAGAAAAAGAGGCCTTTGAACTGATCCGTGAAAATCTCAATAAAGCCAATTTTTTTGCTTTTGGCATAGGTACTTCGGTTAACCGATACATTATAGAGGGTATCGCTTACGTCGGAGAGGGAGAGCCTTTTGTCGTCACTGATTTAGCGGATGCAGATGAAATGGCAGCAACATTTAAAGAATATATTGAACGGCCGGTGCTTACTAATATTGAGACAAGTTTCGACGGTATCGACGTTTACGATGTAGAACCGCTGACCATTCCCGATGTATTTGCCGAACGGCCTATTATCGTATATGGAAAATACCACGAGGCGGCTGAAGGAAATATTACCATTACTGGTGATTATGCAGGGGGGGTGGTCTCAAGCACGTTAGCCTTTTCTGACTATACGGCTAATGCCGATGAAAATATAGCATTGAAATATTTATGGGCCCGGAAGAGGATCAAACTAATGTCAGACTATGGCATAGCCAGCAATGAGAATGATACGGTCAGTATAGAAGAAGAAATCACGCAGCTGGGTTTGCAATACAGCCTGGTTACTGAATTCACCTCTTTTGTCGCGGTGGATAGCCAGGCAGTGGCTGCCACTGGTACTTCAGATAACCCACCGGATGACGGAGGTGGAGGAGTTGTAGAGGTAGATGATGTACATTCTTCCGAAAAAGAGCTTATTAAAATTCTGGGAACTATCGTTGATTCAGAAGGGCTGCTTAAGCTTGATGTGGAGAACCTCACCCACTTGGAATACGGCAACCTATCTGTACAAATAACCAATGCCAATGGGCAGGCTGTAGGTGCCTATCGCTTAGGTTCCATACCGGAAGACAATATAATAAGCCTACAACTGGGGCAGTTACCTTCAGGTATTTATTTTGTAAGCCTCTTGTCTGATTCTCAGGTGCTGGACACCGAGAGGTTTGTGGTGCAGTTGTAA